The following proteins come from a genomic window of Triticum aestivum cultivar Chinese Spring chromosome 6A, IWGSC CS RefSeq v2.1, whole genome shotgun sequence:
- the LOC123128826 gene encoding P-loop guanosine triphosphatase YjiA — protein MGELLLALAPLVRPTISTALPRSTLARSPQSAMAALCSAASPAVARAAALGLSARGPASLLPLRLRLRAATRSCYAAPRAAPVAASWRARRRFAASAASTTEEGADVDTVIPPDNRIPATIITGFLGSGKTTLLNHILTSHHGKRIAVIENEYGEVDIDGSLVAAQTAGAEDIMMLNNGCLCCTVRGDLVRMISELVDKKKGKFDHLVIETTGLANPAPIIQTFYAEDTVFNDVKLDGVVTLVDSKHARLHLDEVKPKGIVNEAVQQIAYADRIIINKTDLVSEPEVSSLVERIRSINRMANLKRAQYGKVDLDYVLGIGGFDLERIESAVTEEPHDEHEHEHEHKHEHEHHHDHAHDHDHDHHHHDHDHKHDHHAHDHTHDPGVSSVSIVCEGEMDLEKADMWLGNLLLERSDDIYRMKGLLSVSGMPQRFVFQGVHDIFEGSPDRMWEPNEPRINKIVFIGRNLNREELETGFKDCLLK, from the exons ATGGGGGAGCTCCTCCTCGCACTCGCACCATTGGTCCGTCCCACAATATCCACTGCGCTACCCCGCTCCACCCTCGCCCGCTCCCCGCAGTCCGCCATGGCGGCGCTctgctccgccgcctcgccggccgtcGCCAGGGCCGCGGCGCTCGGCCTGTCCGCGCGCGGCcccgcctccctcctccccctgcgcctccgcctccgcgccgccACGCGCTCCTGCTACGCCGCACCACGGGCCGCGCCGGTCGCGGCGTCGTGGCGCGCGCGGCGACGCTTCGCCGCGTCGGCCGCCTCCACCACGGAGGAGGGCGCGGACGTCGACACGGTGATCCCGCCTGACAACCGCATCCCcgccaccatcatcaccggcttccTCGGCTCCGGCAAG ACAACTTTACTAAATCACATACTGACATCTCACCATGGAAAACGGATCGCTGTCATTGAGAATGAG TATGGTGAAGTTGACATTGATGGTTCGTTAGTTGCCGCACAAACTGCTGGAGCTGAGGACATAATGATGCTGAACAATGGTTGTCTTTGCTGCACTGTGCGTGGTGATTTAGTCCGAATGATCAGTGAATTGGTTGACAAGAAGAAGGGAAAGTTTGACCATCTTGTCATTGAAACCACAG GTTTAGCAAACCCAGCACCCATAATACAGACATTCTACGCAGAAGATACAGTTTTTAATGATGTCAAGCTAGATGGTGTTGTTACTCTAGTGGATTCAAAGCATGCAAGGTTGCATTTGGATGAAGTGAAGCCCAAGGGTATAGTCAATGAGGCAGTTCAGCAAATTGCTTATGCTGACAGAATTATAATTAACAAG ACTGACCTTGTTAGCGAGCCTGAAGTTTCTTCCTTGGTTGAGCGTATAAGG AGTATCAATCGCATGGCTAATTTGAAACGAGCTCAGTATGGTAAAGTTGATTTGGATTATGTGCTTGGAATTGGAGGCTTTGATTTGGAGAG GATTGAGAGTGCTGTCACTGAAGAACCACATGATGAGCACGAACATGAACATGAACACaagcatgaacatgaacatcaCCATGACCATGCCCACGACCACgaccatgatcaccatcatcatgatCATGACCATAAACATG ACCATCATGCGCATGATCACACCCATGATCCCGGTGTTTCTTCTGTAAGCATCGTTTGCGAAGGGGAGATGGATCTTGAAAAG GCTGACATGTGGTTGGGGAACCTACTGCTGGAACGCAGTGATGACATATACCGGATGAAGGGGCTGCTCTCAGTCAGTGGAATGCCTCAACGCTTCGTCTTTCAG GGAGTGCACGACATTTTCGAGGGATCTCCCGACAGGATGTGGGAGCCCAACGAGCCGCGCATCAACAAGATTGTGTTCATTGGCAGGAACCTCAACCGGGAAGAGCTGGAGACGGGCTTCAAGGACTGCCTGCTGAAGTAG